Genomic segment of Dactylococcopsis salina PCC 8305:
TTGACCAAAATGGTAACTTAACCGGCTTTGGCGTTGGTGGTGCTGTAGGAGAACCCATTTATGGGGTTGCTGATGATGGGTTTGGGGGAACTATTGATCCCACCCAAGCCAACACCATTGGGCTAAACTTTGAGTGGGAATTTGCTCGTAATCTTGGGCTATTCGGACGTTATACTTACGCCACTGCTGATATTGATCCCGAAAACCAAACCAGAAGCGGCGGTGACATTAATATGCAGGCGTTTCAATTAGGATTAGCTTTTCCCAACTTAGGAAAAGAAGGGGCGTTAGGAACATTCTCTTTTGTTGTTCCTTTTGATGTTTTGGATGGGGAAGAGTTCCTTGTCTCTGGTGCTGGCGATGGCGGAACACAACTTGATTTTGAAGCAACTTATTATTATCCTGTTAATGATAATTTTGCCCTCGTTCCCGCCGTTTACGTGATTGCAAATCCCAATAATTTTGAAGATAACGGTACAATTTTTGTCGGTAATCTCAGAATGCAATTTAGCTTCTAAAACAGTATGGTGACAAAGTGACTGATTAAAGTCTTAGCTTTGACGGAAATTTTGTCACCTCGATCGAGCATAAGAATAACAGAAGACTGAATCTTGAAAAGAGGTAGATGGTGGCGCTAAGAAATACAATAAACTTGGCGACACATTATTGATCGATTCCAACACCGATCGCATAGCCACTGTAGAAAAACCACGGTAACTTAGTTATTTTTTAGCAATAACCAGCATTTCAAAATCTTCGGTTGTTAACTTGTCATTTCTGGAAAATGCTCCCAACTTTGCTCCATAGATATCAATTTTTCTATATTCAAGGGACTTTAACAACCAATTAATTTCACTGGGAACGTAATATCTTTCGTTGCATTCGAGAGTTTTTTTATTTCCCAAATCATCTTCTATTTCTGTAATATTGTGGTCTCGAAACGTCATTAAATCGAAGGTATTGCTTCGATAGGTTGCATTTCCTTCTTCTGTTTTTGAAGCACAAAATTTTTCAACCGAATGATAGAGTGGGAATAACCCATTTAAGGTTGTAAAGATCAATTTACTATTTTCTTTGAGTGATTTTGTCACAGACTTCAGTATCTCATAATTCATTTCATCTGTTTCCATCAATGGGAATCCGCCTTCACAAAGCATGATTGCAACATCAAATTCTTTGTTAAAGGAAAGGTATCTTGCATCTTGTTGTTGAAAATCAATTTTTAAATTGTCATTTTCGGCTTTTTCCGTCGCTCTGGTTAGGAGAGTTTCCGAGAGATCAATCCCAGTAATCGTATATCCTCTCCTTGATAATTCTATTGTATGTCTGCCCGTTCCGCATCCAACATCTAATATTTTTAATGACTGATTAAAACTGATCTCTCTTTCTATGAAATCACATTCGCCAATCGTCCCTTGAGTAAAACTTTCATTGTCATATTTTAATCCGTAATTTTCAAACAGAGATTCATACCATTGTTTTTTCATCATCAAGTTCCTTAATAATTGATTGATGCAGAGATCAATAATAATATTATAGAGTTCATTTGAAAAAAGTAAATTTTTTGAGCTTTGTTTGACTGGGGTGAGAAAAACTCACCCGTTTAACTTAATTCTAAATCAATGAAGTGGCTTGTTTCGCTACTTCAAAGAAATGTCTGACATTATCTTCAGGTGTTCCAGGTAAAACCCCATGACCAAGATTTAAAATATGTCCTTGGTTTTTTCCTTTGCGAATGGTTTCTAAAACGCGATCGCGGATGAAATCTTGTGACCCAAATAAAACCCCAGGATCGATATTTCCTTGAACTTTTACCCCTTTTCCCAACCGTTGTCTGGCTTCGGCTAAATCGACTGTCCAATCAACACTAATAATATCAAATCCTGTATTTCCCATCCGTTCTAAAACACCAGCACTACCGCTAATATAAAGAATTAATGGCGTATCGGGATGAGTCTGTTTCACTTTTTCAATGACTCTTTTTTGATAAGGTTGAGCAAAGGTTTCATAATCTTGAGGAGACAATTGACCCGCCCAAGAATCAAACATTTGTACCACTTGTGCGCCGCTATCAATCTGATAACAAATATAACGCGCGATCGAATCAGCAACTTTCCCTAAAAATTGATGTAATAATTGGGGATTTTGAAACGCCATTCCTTTGATATTAGAATAGTTTTTAGAAGTTTTTCCTTCAATTGCATAAGCGCCCAACGTCCAAGGCGCACCGACAAACCCTAAAACGGTCGATTGATTTCCCACTTCTTCTCGTAAAGTTTTCAGGATGGTTTTAATGAAGGGAAGAGACGTTTCTGGATCAAGAGGACGCATTTGATCCACTTGTTCTTGAGTTCGTATCGGCGGATCAATGACTGGCCCCTTGCTTTCAACAATATCAAAATCAATTCCCATCCCAGGGAGAGGGGTGAGAATATCAGAGAAGAGAATCACACCATCGGGTTGAAACGCCCGCCAGGGTTGTAGAGAAATCTCAATGGCGAGATCGGGATTTTCCGATCTTTCTCGGAAACTGGGATATTTATCCCGTAAATCCCGATATTCTTTCATATAACGTCCTGCTTGACGCATCATCCAAACGGGAGGACGTGATACACTTTCCCCACGAGCTACTTTTAACAAAGAAGGAAGTTCATTTTGACTTGACATAGGTTGATCTGATCCGATTTTTTTTAAACGCATTCGTTAGCTTATCATTTTGTTTTCTGCAATTGTGATAACTCCCTTAAAAATGCAAAAATTTGATATGTTATGTCAGGTTCGCTCAACCAATGATAAAAAGTAGGTTGGGTGGAGAGTAGCGAAACCCAACACCAATTATAAACAATTGATAAAAAGTAGGTTGGGTGGAGAGTAGCGAAACCCAACACCAATTATAAACAATTGATAAAAAGTAGGTTGGGTGGAGAGTAGCGAAACCCAACACCAATTATAAACAATTACCCGATCGTAAGAAAGCTAATGGAGATATAATAATGGAACGTCAAGCTCTGCATGATCGTTTTATCACATTAACTTGGCAAGAGCAACTCGGAAATATTGCTTCTACGTTAGGAAAAATTTCTCAACAAGTTAACATTCCTGAACAAGATAAATTAACAACCTTTTTATTAAGAGAAGGGGCGTTAATGATTGAATGGTGTGCGAGTAATGTTCCTGCTGATTATCATCTTGAATTAGCGGGATTACAAAAGGAATTATTAGCATGGAAAGAGTCTTTTTCCGAAACAAACGCTAGACAGCTTCTTGCTTTACATCTTTCTAATCAGCGCGAACGACTTTTAGAAATGTCTGGATTGTTAACAAAAGGAGAAAACTTAGCAGAAGCCTAAGCAATTCAGTTATTATAGTTGAAAACTAATAACATTCATTTATCTTAGATTGAGTTTTGTCAGAATCTTTAATTCAAGCAGTAGAAAAAGCCAGTTCCTCGGAAGAGTTAGTGAAAGCCGTATGGGCGTTAAGTCGCAGTCAATCAGAAGCGGCGATTCCGATGCTGATTAAAGTGTTAGGGTTTAATAATCCTGGGGCTGCGATCGCGGCGGTGGAAGGATTAGTGCAATTGGGAGATGTTGCCGTCCCCACCTTAATTAGTGATCTAGATGGGTATGATTATGGGGCGAGGGCGTGGGCAATTCGTGCTTTATCCAGAATTAAACATCCCCAAACTCTAGAGATTTTATTAGACGCTGCGACTAGCGATTTTTCCCTCAGTGTGCGTCGCGGGGCTGCGAAGGGGTTGGGAGAGTTACGGTGGGATCAATTGTCTCCAGAGGCGCGAGAGAGGGTGCAGCAGAAGGTTTTGGAGGCACTGCAAACAGTGGCAAAAGATGAGGAGTGGATTGTTCGTTACGCGGCGATCGTGGGGTTAGAATCATTGGCGAGAAATGCTTTTGCTGAGGAGATTCGGGAGTATTTACAGCAACGGTTAGGGGTAGAAGCAGATTTAACCGTTCGATCGAGGATACAGTTAACGTTTGATTTCATTGGGAAAATCGGGAACCAGTAAAGACTGTTTGAGTTCTCTTTCTGGACGATAAAACGTGATTTTTCCTTCTTGATTACATAACCAAACCTCGATCGCGCCCTCGGCAAAGTAGAAATTTTTCTTAACATCTATTTCCCGAATTGTATTCCCATCCGATTTAACCTCGATACAAATTTCTGGCGCGATCGAGGCAGAAATATCATTTTCAATTTGATTAAATCTGGCTTCGGAACACCAAACCACATCAGCAACTTTAACTCCAGCGGCGGTATTAATCGCACATTCTGGCATCACTTCTCCTGTATTAAGCAAAGATTCTAATAAGCGTTGGATTCTTCCTTGATAAAAAGAATGTTTAATTTTTACGGGACTCATTACAATTTGTCCCCATTGATTTAATTCGATTTTGAATGGTAAATTTTGCAGTTGCTGATTCGTACAAACTTCTTCCCATTTCATATTATGATTAATTAACTGTTATATAGCGCTATAGCAATCCCAAATCTTATGTAAAAAATTGATTTATGAAAGCCCCCAGTATTGGGGGTTTGGGGGCAAAACAATTTACGAATCACCTAGCGAATCACCTAGTATTGTTTATAATTGGTGTTGGGTTTCGTGTACAGACGTTCCATGGAACGTCTCTACCCAACCTACTTTTCTACTCATTATCACCCCCTTTCAAAGCCGGAGCGAAGTGAGGAGGTTAGGGGGGGATTATCCTTACTAAAACTAGGGGGATAATAGGGGGCGATCGCGCCCCAGAATGAGATTAATTAATCCTCATCTAGAGGAATCCCAAATAAAACTTTTCCTTTCCCAAAATAGCGACCGAATTGTAACTCATAAACCTCATCTTCGTCTTGAGTTTCTACCACTAAATTCGATCGAGGATAACCGACACAAAGCAAATTATATCCTTCCTCCTCTAACTGTAGAGACAACCCCATCGCTTCTGGGTGATAAATTTTCCCCTCAAGGCGTCGCACCGCGCAAGTGGTACAAGCGCCATTACGACAGGAAAAAGGGAGTTTAATCCCCTGTTCTTCCAGACTTTTGAGAATATACTGATCATCAGGGATCATCGCTGTGTATTCAGTGTTTGCTTGACGATCGTAAATGTGAATTGAGTAGTAGCGTGTCATTAGAGAATAAATTTCAGATAAAGTTTGCAAAAAACGGAACGCTTATAGTATGATTGTAAATCGCGGTACAACCCTGGAGAGGTGGCCGAGTGGTTTAAGGCGCAGCATTGGAAATGCTGTATAGGGGAAACTCTATCGAGGGTTCGAATCCCTCCCTCTCCGTTCTCCTCTGGAGCGATTTCGGATTAACGTCCGCAATCAGTGGAGGCGATTTTTTCAGTAAAAATTCTTGTAGAGGAGAGAAAAAGCGACTCATATAGCAGTTCTAAATCTTATGTAAAAATTTGATGAACTATTCCCCCCTTTCAAAGTAGGGTGGGCAAGGCAAACCCTACGATCAATGAGCGAGTTAATTACTGTAACTTGACTTTTCCAAAATGGTATTACCAACCTGATCATGTTGCTATAAAGTTAGTTTAAATTAATCCGTATTTAATATGACTTGTAGCCAACGGGGAGGAGACGGAATTGGGTTTCCTAAGCGGTTTAAAATTAGTAGAGAAACTAAATGTACCGCAAACACATAAATGATGCTATTGAGGATAATTGTCGCCAGTGCGATCGCTTGTACTAACCATAAACTCGGCTGTGCTAATAATCCCAACTGTAAAAATCCCCATTCTAAAAACTGAGTCATTTGAGAGGTAACATAAACCCATAAATCTTCTCCTAAGAAAATGGAGAGTAGCCAGAAACGAAAGAAAAACCCCAATGTGCCAATAATCGCCCCGATCGTAACCGATTGTCCCCAACCGAATCCTCGTCGCCAAAAAGCCCCTAATTGGAGTCCCATCACCCCATAGGGAATGACATATAAAATGCTGCGAGTGGGTCCCATCAAAATGGAAAGCAAGAGTCCCACCGTGATCACGCTCATTCCCGACGCTCGTCTCCCTCGTCGTAAATAAACCAGCGCGATCGGGATCGGGAAGAGTAAACGTAAAAGCGGACCCGGTGGAAAGTAAAAATTAATCAACCAAATTAAACTCGCCGCACTGGCGAGAAAAGCCGTTTCCACCATCACGATCGCGCGACTTCCCACAGTAAATGTCACCGTTTCTGGAGAAGAGGCGGGTTTTTCCTCATCTCCAGCATCCACCCAATTCACATCGGATGTGATTTCCCCTTCTTGATCGGAAGATGAGCCTCGATCGAAGTCCTCAGTATAATTACTCATTAGTGATTGAGTTCCGATCATAATCTATTCCAACAAGGAAGAGGAAGTGGATAACACATCTTCTAAAGCACCTAAATTAGGAATATGTAAAGTGTGGTGTTCCCGTTTAATCAACTCTGCCTTTTCCAACTTCGCCAAAACTCGTGTTACCGTTTCTCGCGCCAATCCACTAAGACTGCTTAACTCGCGATGAGGAAGGTTAGGAATATCAACCCCTTGCTCTACGGGTTTTCCCTGTCCTTCTGCCAAAAATAAAAGCACATCAGCGACGCGAGAGGTACTATCCGCTTCCCGAAGTCGTAAGCGACGATTAACTTGGCGTAATCGTTTCGCCATCAGTTGTGATAAACGAATCCCCACTAAAGGTTCTTTTTCCAAAACCTTGAGAAAATCTCCCGAAGGAATACTACAAATGCGTGTGGGAATGAGAGTAATAACATCAGTCGAACGAGGAACTTCATCCATCGCAGACATTTCCCCAAAGACTTCACCACTTCCCAAAATATTGAGAGTGACTTCTTTTCCTTGCTTATTGTAGGTGCGAATTTTCACCCATCCTTCAATAATGAAATAAACCGAACCGCCCCAGTCATGTTCTAATAGAATCACCTGATTAGCAGGATGATTCCGAGAAACAATATGACAAATAATTTCCCGTAAAGTTCCCTCTGGCAAACCCTCAAAAAACATTCCTGGGGAAAGGAGTTGGTCTAATTCTGCTTTTACGTTGCGAGCTGCTGTGGATTCTTCCATACTTCTAAAACACAAATGAGAGATCAATAATCGTATCAGTCTAGTATAACTTGAATTTGTGATCACCAGTAAGTCAATCTTAACGTTAATCGAGGTTTGACCCTGTGACTTACAACGTACCGCGAAATAATCCTTGTGGGCGAAGTAGAAGCATTATCACCATAATTGCGAGAGCTACTCCTAGCTTATATTGTGAGCCTAAAACGGGAACACTTAATTCTTGCGCGATTCCAATGACATAAGCCCCCGTAATCGCCCCATAAGGATTACCAATTCCCCCTAAAATCACAGAAGCAAAAATCGGTAAAATTAAAAACCACCCCATATTGGGACGAACCGCCGTAATTAAACCATAGTTAGCCCCTGCTAAGGCGGTTAACACGCCAGCAATCATCCAAGTCCAAATTACA
This window contains:
- a CDS encoding class I SAM-dependent methyltransferase, encoding MKKQWYESLFENYGLKYDNESFTQGTIGECDFIEREISFNQSLKILDVGCGTGRHTIELSRRGYTITGIDLSETLLTRATEKAENDNLKIDFQQQDARYLSFNKEFDVAIMLCEGGFPLMETDEMNYEILKSVTKSLKENSKLIFTTLNGLFPLYHSVEKFCASKTEEGNATYRSNTFDLMTFRDHNITEIEDDLGNKKTLECNERYYVPSEINWLLKSLEYRKIDIYGAKLGAFSRNDKLTTEDFEMLVIAKK
- the hemE gene encoding uroporphyrinogen decarboxylase — translated: MSSQNELPSLLKVARGESVSRPPVWMMRQAGRYMKEYRDLRDKYPSFRERSENPDLAIEISLQPWRAFQPDGVILFSDILTPLPGMGIDFDIVESKGPVIDPPIRTQEQVDQMRPLDPETSLPFIKTILKTLREEVGNQSTVLGFVGAPWTLGAYAIEGKTSKNYSNIKGMAFQNPQLLHQFLGKVADSIARYICYQIDSGAQVVQMFDSWAGQLSPQDYETFAQPYQKRVIEKVKQTHPDTPLILYISGSAGVLERMGNTGFDIISVDWTVDLAEARQRLGKGVKVQGNIDPGVLFGSQDFIRDRVLETIRKGKNQGHILNLGHGVLPGTPEDNVRHFFEVAKQATSLI
- a CDS encoding HEAT repeat domain-containing protein produces the protein MSESLIQAVEKASSSEELVKAVWALSRSQSEAAIPMLIKVLGFNNPGAAIAAVEGLVQLGDVAVPTLISDLDGYDYGARAWAIRALSRIKHPQTLEILLDAATSDFSLSVRRGAAKGLGELRWDQLSPEARERVQQKVLEALQTVAKDEEWIVRYAAIVGLESLARNAFAEEIREYLQQRLGVEADLTVRSRIQLTFDFIGKIGNQ
- a CDS encoding Uma2 family endonuclease; translation: MKWEEVCTNQQLQNLPFKIELNQWGQIVMSPVKIKHSFYQGRIQRLLESLLNTGEVMPECAINTAAGVKVADVVWCSEARFNQIENDISASIAPEICIEVKSDGNTIREIDVKKNFYFAEGAIEVWLCNQEGKITFYRPERELKQSLLVPDFPNEIKR
- a CDS encoding 2Fe-2S iron-sulfur cluster-binding protein, producing MTRYYSIHIYDRQANTEYTAMIPDDQYILKSLEEQGIKLPFSCRNGACTTCAVRRLEGKIYHPEAMGLSLQLEEEGYNLLCVGYPRSNLVVETQDEDEVYELQFGRYFGKGKVLFGIPLDED
- a CDS encoding DUF2232 domain-containing protein → MSNYTEDFDRGSSSDQEGEITSDVNWVDAGDEEKPASSPETVTFTVGSRAIVMVETAFLASAASLIWLINFYFPPGPLLRLLFPIPIALVYLRRGRRASGMSVITVGLLLSILMGPTRSILYVIPYGVMGLQLGAFWRRGFGWGQSVTIGAIIGTLGFFFRFWLLSIFLGEDLWVYVTSQMTQFLEWGFLQLGLLAQPSLWLVQAIALATIILNSIIYVFAVHLVSLLILNRLGNPIPSPPRWLQVILNTD
- a CDS encoding Crp/Fnr family transcriptional regulator, encoding MEESTAARNVKAELDQLLSPGMFFEGLPEGTLREIICHIVSRNHPANQVILLEHDWGGSVYFIIEGWVKIRTYNKQGKEVTLNILGSGEVFGEMSAMDEVPRSTDVITLIPTRICSIPSGDFLKVLEKEPLVGIRLSQLMAKRLRQVNRRLRLREADSTSRVADVLLFLAEGQGKPVEQGVDIPNLPHRELSSLSGLARETVTRVLAKLEKAELIKREHHTLHIPNLGALEDVLSTSSSLLE